The Cynocephalus volans isolate mCynVol1 chromosome 2, mCynVol1.pri, whole genome shotgun sequence genome window below encodes:
- the LOC134370465 gene encoding annexin-2 receptor-like, with protein MSGSYGVSQTFVFPWSVIFASAPPRALESINSEAGVLLTIVPGPSAPPLAASCWSEAEAMERHFPGCLKQDWDCPEVTSESQPPTILSSEDRGPWPVPVYPVLVELSCDSGDGCGNLLSSPWRLRWVGLPDGLGPTVRSTSETSRAQPTAFPRTGTHDKPGGPIGAVDRVEEVDRQAIQQPPWAGTPHPGDTQQDPGASDSVPLVECRRPPAPYRWSSHALLAGGLEWIRHIAGALVSMMSWGCCPFIFGTRDY; from the coding sequence ATGTCTGGGTCTTACGGAGTCTCTCAAACTTTCGTTTTCCCTTGGTCTGTCATCTTTGCCTCGGCTCCGCCCCGAGCCCTGGAGAGCATAAATAGCGAGGCTGGTGTCCTGCTGACCATTGTGCCTGGTCCATCAGCGCCCCCGCTCGCAGCGTCCTGCTGGTCTGAGGCTGAAGCCATGGAGCGGCACTTCCCCGGCTGTCTGAAGCAGGATTGGGATTGCCCAGAGGTGACGTCAGAGTCCCAGCCTCCGACGATCCTGAGCTCAGAAGATCGCGGTCCGTGGCCTGTCCCCGTGTACCCTGTTCTAGTAGAGCTCTCGTGCGACAGCGGTGATGGCTGTGGGAATCTGCTTTCCAGTCCTTGGCGCCTTCGCTGGGTCGGCCTGCCAGACGGGCTCGGTCCCACGGTCCGGAGCACTTCGGAaaccagcagagcccagcccaCTGCGTTTCCTCGGACTGGGACACACGACAAGCCAGGAGGTCCGATAGGAGCGGTGGACCGTGTAGAGGAAGTCGACAGACAGGCCATCCAGCAGCCTCCTTGGGCAGGCACGCCCCACCCTGGGGACACACAGCAGGACCCCGGGGCCTCTGACAGCGTGCCCCTTGTGGAGTGTCGCCGACCTCCCGCCCCCTACCGGTGGAGCAGCCACGCACTTCTGGCAGGAGGTCTGGAGTGGATTCGTCACATTGCTGGCGCCCTCGTCTCCATGATGTCATGGGGGTGCTGCCCTTTCATCTTTGGCACTAGAGACTattag